The following are encoded together in the Salvia hispanica cultivar TCC Black 2014 chromosome 6, UniMelb_Shisp_WGS_1.0, whole genome shotgun sequence genome:
- the LOC125196179 gene encoding putative disease resistance RPP13-like protein 3 isoform X2 has translation MAEAAVSFLLQQLEEVAFGYADAGAEREFDQLKHDLDFIKAFLRDIAKKKKMNQVLKLLERRIMDVVYEVEETIDTCLTKAMEFKATNFIRRRIKRISIANAVKAVREQKVLPLYEDIRNSANAMIIADGAMGTETSETDTPIGLVCNIQQDTPIGQNRVIGFDDDEDKITAYLSETRERLGVIAIVGIPGQGKTTLAWNIYQSNSICFAFPNRIWVHMPREFNERDVFLQILKKFMPSKAISSLNFDELANTVCKCLEKEKFLLVLDDVWSVAAWEKIEAILPLDKGFGKVLITTQEKNIGERCIKGANGTLHNLRFLSIDKSWELLQYEVFGDLNSCPKNLEGFVREIASKCDGVPLMITVIGRVLKDQLMKSRLNLAHELKTMSQSVSEALQNRVTRIAEVVGLSYHRLPNDLRGCFIFLGVFPEDYEIPAKMLCELWISEGFVLPRQGRSIEESAEENMNDLIRRNLLEDVKTNHMGKVKACRVNAMIRAFCISIIKEENLCEEVRQSLETGELETSGSQLQKSHRLCFRSDPSNFLSKSPPGPHVRSLLCFNERPAKLKSEFLAVIPERFKKLRVLESKCIELEQFPWKIVKLVHLRYLTLYIETLETLPEPFTQLWNLQSLVIKTKSRSIIMKANLWRMMRLRYLNTRAAILLESTKSDGEAGHNLHTLNRLAPESCTDAICTKAVNLNTLGIYGKLASIFQKKFLEKLHHLENLKLYEQPSEDMLPGLPLRNCFPPTLKRLTLMNTSLEWTHMSTLAMIKTLEVLKLKENAFVGPYWAVTDYSFSNLYFLLIANADLVIWEVSYESFPELSFLVLKKCENLVEIPEALAKTLEKLEVERLQESAVASVRKIIEEKKYHFEKRSLQLHDWESPISDTRIGQKLEVERLQESAVASARKITEEKKYHVQKRPLPVHDWESPISDPIFGQWKRLM, from the exons ATGGCGGAGGCGGCAGTGTCATTCTTGCTGCAGCAGCTGGAGGAGGTGGCTTTCGGATACGCAGATGCCGGAGCGGAGAGAGAGTTTGATCAGCTGAAACACGACCTCGATTTCATCAAGGCCTTTCTCAGGGACATagcgaagaagaagaagatgaatcaGGTGCTGAAATTACTGGAGAGGCGGATTATGGATGTGGTGTACGAGGTGGAGGAAACCATCGACACTTGCTTGACCAAAGCGATGGAATTCAAGGCCACGAACTTCATACGACGCCGTATTAAGCGTATCAGCATAGCCAACGCGGTCAAGGCCGTTAGGGAACAAAAAGTGTTGCCATTGTATGAGGATATCAGAAATTCTGCTAACGCGATGATTATTGCCGATGGAGCCATGGGCACCGAGACGTCAGAAACG GATACACCAATCGGACTTGTTTGTAACATTCAACAGGATACACCAATCGGACAAAACAGAGTAATAGGATTTGATGATGACGAAGACAAAATAACTGCCTATCTCAGTGAAACTAGAGAAAGGCTTGGCGTTATCGCCATCGTGGGCATACCTGGCCAGGGGAAGACAACATTGGCATGGAATATTTATCAAAGCAATTCTATCTGTTTTGCGTTTCCCAATCGCATTTGGGTACACATGCCCCGGGAGTTCAACGAAAGGGACGTTTTCCTCCAAATCCTCAAGAAATTCATGCCCAGTAAAGCCATCTCGAGTCTCAATTTTGACGAGCTGGCTAACACAGTCTGCAAGTGTCTAGAGAAAGAGAAGTTCTTGTTAGTCTTGGATGATGTATGGAGTGTTGCTGCATGGGAAAAGATCGAGGCAATACTGCCATTAGACAAGGGGTTTGGTAAAGTCCTCATCACCACCCAAGAGAAAAACATTGGAGAACGATGTATAAAGGGAGCTAATGGAACTCTCCACAATCTCAGGTTCCTATCTATTGATAAAAGTTGGGAGCTACTCCAGTATGAGGTGTTTGGAGATTTGAATTCATGTCCGAAAAATTTGGAGGGCTTTGTGAGAGAAATAGCCAGCAAGTGTGATGGAGTGCCACTGATGATAACTGTGATCGGACGTGTGCTTAAGGACCAGCTCATGAAATCCCGATTGAATCTTGCGCATGAGTTGAAGACGATGTCTCAAAGTGTGAGCGAAGCTTTACAAAACAGGGTGACACGCATAGCAGAAGTTGTGGGGTTGAGCTACCACAGATTGCCCAATGACTTGAGAGGGTGCTTTATTTTCTTAGGTGTATTTCCTGAAGATTACGAGATTCCAGCTAAGATGTTGTGTGAGTTATGGATTTCTGAAGGATTTGTATTGCCCAGACAGGGAAGAAGTATTGAGGAAAGTGCGGAGGAGAATATGAATGATCTCATCAGGAGGAACTTGCTTGAAGATGTGAAAACTAATCACATGGGCAAAGTTAAAGCATGCCGTGTTAATGCTATGATACGTGCATTTTGCATATCCATAATTAAGGAAGAGAATTTATGTGAGGAGGTTAGACAATCATTAGAGACCGGGGAACTTGAAACTTCAGGTTCTCAGCTACAAAAGTCTCATCGTCTTTGTTTCCGCTCGGATCCCTCTAACTTCTTATCTAAAAGTCCACCTGGTCCCCATGTTCGTTCGCTTTTGTGTTTTAACGAGAGGCCTGCCAAGCTGAAGTCAGAGTTTCTAGCAGTTATACCAGAGCGCTTCAAAAAGCTTAGGGTTTTGGAGTCCAAGTGCATCGAGTTGGAGCAATTTCCATGGAAGATTGTCAAGCTAGTCCACCTCAGGTACCTAACCTTATACATTGAAACTCTCGAAACTCTTCCAGAGCCATTCACCCAGCTATGGAACCTACAATCTCTTGTCATTAAGACCAAGTCTCGTTCCATTATAATGAAAGCAAATTTGTGGAGAATGATGCGACTGAGGTATCTCAACACGAGAGCAGCTATTCTCCTAGAAAGTACTAAATCAGATGGCGAAGCAGGGCATAACCTTCATACATTGAACAGATTGGCACCTGAATCTTGCACTGATGCCATCTGCACAAAGGCTGTAAACCTCAATACCTTGGGGATTTATGGGAAACTGGCCtccatttttcaaaagaaattcCTAGAGAAATTGCACCATCTTGAAAATCTGAAGCTTTATGAACAGCCATCTGAAGATATGTTGCCTGGTCTACCCCTACGGAATTGTTTCCCGCCAACACTCAAGAGGCTGACACtaatgaatacatccctagaATGGACGCATATGTCCACGTTGGCAATGATCAAGACCCTTGAGGTCCTCAAGTTGAAGGAAAACGCTTTCGTTGGACCCTACTGGGCGGTCACAGACTATAGCTTTTCTAATCTCTATTTTTTACTGATTGCTAACGCGGATTTAGTTATCTGGGAGGTCTCATATGAATCTTTCCCTGAACTTTCGTTTCTTGTGCTTAAGAAGTGTGAAAACCTCGTTGAAATCCCAGAGGCTCTCGCGAAAACCCTTGAGAAACTGGAAGTGGAGCGTCTTCAAGAATCAGCAGTTGCATCCGTAAGgaaaattattgaagaaaagaaGTACCATTTCGAGAAGAGGTCGCTTCAACTTCACGATTGGGAAAGCCCAATATCAGACACCAGAATTGGGCAG AAACTGGAAGTGGAGCGTCTTCAAGAATCAGCAGTTGCATCCGCAAGGAAAATTACTGAAGAAAAGAAGTACCATGTCCAGAAGAGGCCGCTTCCAGTTCACGATTGGGAAAGCCCAATATCAGACCCCATATTTGGGCAG TGGAAAAGACTGATGTAG
- the LOC125196179 gene encoding putative disease resistance RPP13-like protein 3 isoform X1: protein MAEAAVSFLLQQLEEVAFGYADAGAEREFDQLKHDLDFIKAFLRDIAKKKKMNQVLKLLERRIMDVVYEVEETIDTCLTKAMEFKATNFIRRRIKRISIANAVKAVREQKVLPLYEDIRNSANAMIIADGAMGTETSETDTPIGLVCNIQQDTPIGQNRVIGFDDDEDKITAYLSETRERLGVIAIVGIPGQGKTTLAWNIYQSNSICFAFPNRIWVHMPREFNERDVFLQILKKFMPSKAISSLNFDELANTVCKCLEKEKFLLVLDDVWSVAAWEKIEAILPLDKGFGKVLITTQEKNIGERCIKGANGTLHNLRFLSIDKSWELLQYEVFGDLNSCPKNLEGFVREIASKCDGVPLMITVIGRVLKDQLMKSRLNLAHELKTMSQSVSEALQNRVTRIAEVVGLSYHRLPNDLRGCFIFLGVFPEDYEIPAKMLCELWISEGFVLPRQGRSIEESAEENMNDLIRRNLLEDVKTNHMGKVKACRVNAMIRAFCISIIKEENLCEEVRQSLETGELETSGSQLQKSHRLCFRSDPSNFLSKSPPGPHVRSLLCFNERPAKLKSEFLAVIPERFKKLRVLESKCIELEQFPWKIVKLVHLRYLTLYIETLETLPEPFTQLWNLQSLVIKTKSRSIIMKANLWRMMRLRYLNTRAAILLESTKSDGEAGHNLHTLNRLAPESCTDAICTKAVNLNTLGIYGKLASIFQKKFLEKLHHLENLKLYEQPSEDMLPGLPLRNCFPPTLKRLTLMNTSLEWTHMSTLAMIKTLEVLKLKENAFVGPYWAVTDYSFSNLYFLLIANADLVIWEVSYESFPELSFLVLKKCENLVEIPEALAKTLEKLEVERLQESAVASVRKIIEEKKYHFEKRSLQLHDWESPISDTRIGQAAVPVPVHNRQKLEVERLQESAVASARKITEEKKYHVQKRPLPVHDWESPISDPIFGQWKRLM from the exons ATGGCGGAGGCGGCAGTGTCATTCTTGCTGCAGCAGCTGGAGGAGGTGGCTTTCGGATACGCAGATGCCGGAGCGGAGAGAGAGTTTGATCAGCTGAAACACGACCTCGATTTCATCAAGGCCTTTCTCAGGGACATagcgaagaagaagaagatgaatcaGGTGCTGAAATTACTGGAGAGGCGGATTATGGATGTGGTGTACGAGGTGGAGGAAACCATCGACACTTGCTTGACCAAAGCGATGGAATTCAAGGCCACGAACTTCATACGACGCCGTATTAAGCGTATCAGCATAGCCAACGCGGTCAAGGCCGTTAGGGAACAAAAAGTGTTGCCATTGTATGAGGATATCAGAAATTCTGCTAACGCGATGATTATTGCCGATGGAGCCATGGGCACCGAGACGTCAGAAACG GATACACCAATCGGACTTGTTTGTAACATTCAACAGGATACACCAATCGGACAAAACAGAGTAATAGGATTTGATGATGACGAAGACAAAATAACTGCCTATCTCAGTGAAACTAGAGAAAGGCTTGGCGTTATCGCCATCGTGGGCATACCTGGCCAGGGGAAGACAACATTGGCATGGAATATTTATCAAAGCAATTCTATCTGTTTTGCGTTTCCCAATCGCATTTGGGTACACATGCCCCGGGAGTTCAACGAAAGGGACGTTTTCCTCCAAATCCTCAAGAAATTCATGCCCAGTAAAGCCATCTCGAGTCTCAATTTTGACGAGCTGGCTAACACAGTCTGCAAGTGTCTAGAGAAAGAGAAGTTCTTGTTAGTCTTGGATGATGTATGGAGTGTTGCTGCATGGGAAAAGATCGAGGCAATACTGCCATTAGACAAGGGGTTTGGTAAAGTCCTCATCACCACCCAAGAGAAAAACATTGGAGAACGATGTATAAAGGGAGCTAATGGAACTCTCCACAATCTCAGGTTCCTATCTATTGATAAAAGTTGGGAGCTACTCCAGTATGAGGTGTTTGGAGATTTGAATTCATGTCCGAAAAATTTGGAGGGCTTTGTGAGAGAAATAGCCAGCAAGTGTGATGGAGTGCCACTGATGATAACTGTGATCGGACGTGTGCTTAAGGACCAGCTCATGAAATCCCGATTGAATCTTGCGCATGAGTTGAAGACGATGTCTCAAAGTGTGAGCGAAGCTTTACAAAACAGGGTGACACGCATAGCAGAAGTTGTGGGGTTGAGCTACCACAGATTGCCCAATGACTTGAGAGGGTGCTTTATTTTCTTAGGTGTATTTCCTGAAGATTACGAGATTCCAGCTAAGATGTTGTGTGAGTTATGGATTTCTGAAGGATTTGTATTGCCCAGACAGGGAAGAAGTATTGAGGAAAGTGCGGAGGAGAATATGAATGATCTCATCAGGAGGAACTTGCTTGAAGATGTGAAAACTAATCACATGGGCAAAGTTAAAGCATGCCGTGTTAATGCTATGATACGTGCATTTTGCATATCCATAATTAAGGAAGAGAATTTATGTGAGGAGGTTAGACAATCATTAGAGACCGGGGAACTTGAAACTTCAGGTTCTCAGCTACAAAAGTCTCATCGTCTTTGTTTCCGCTCGGATCCCTCTAACTTCTTATCTAAAAGTCCACCTGGTCCCCATGTTCGTTCGCTTTTGTGTTTTAACGAGAGGCCTGCCAAGCTGAAGTCAGAGTTTCTAGCAGTTATACCAGAGCGCTTCAAAAAGCTTAGGGTTTTGGAGTCCAAGTGCATCGAGTTGGAGCAATTTCCATGGAAGATTGTCAAGCTAGTCCACCTCAGGTACCTAACCTTATACATTGAAACTCTCGAAACTCTTCCAGAGCCATTCACCCAGCTATGGAACCTACAATCTCTTGTCATTAAGACCAAGTCTCGTTCCATTATAATGAAAGCAAATTTGTGGAGAATGATGCGACTGAGGTATCTCAACACGAGAGCAGCTATTCTCCTAGAAAGTACTAAATCAGATGGCGAAGCAGGGCATAACCTTCATACATTGAACAGATTGGCACCTGAATCTTGCACTGATGCCATCTGCACAAAGGCTGTAAACCTCAATACCTTGGGGATTTATGGGAAACTGGCCtccatttttcaaaagaaattcCTAGAGAAATTGCACCATCTTGAAAATCTGAAGCTTTATGAACAGCCATCTGAAGATATGTTGCCTGGTCTACCCCTACGGAATTGTTTCCCGCCAACACTCAAGAGGCTGACACtaatgaatacatccctagaATGGACGCATATGTCCACGTTGGCAATGATCAAGACCCTTGAGGTCCTCAAGTTGAAGGAAAACGCTTTCGTTGGACCCTACTGGGCGGTCACAGACTATAGCTTTTCTAATCTCTATTTTTTACTGATTGCTAACGCGGATTTAGTTATCTGGGAGGTCTCATATGAATCTTTCCCTGAACTTTCGTTTCTTGTGCTTAAGAAGTGTGAAAACCTCGTTGAAATCCCAGAGGCTCTCGCGAAAACCCTTGAGAAACTGGAAGTGGAGCGTCTTCAAGAATCAGCAGTTGCATCCGTAAGgaaaattattgaagaaaagaaGTACCATTTCGAGAAGAGGTCGCTTCAACTTCACGATTGGGAAAGCCCAATATCAGACACCAGAATTGGGCAG GCGGCGGTTCCTGTACCAGTTCATAATCGACAG AAACTGGAAGTGGAGCGTCTTCAAGAATCAGCAGTTGCATCCGCAAGGAAAATTACTGAAGAAAAGAAGTACCATGTCCAGAAGAGGCCGCTTCCAGTTCACGATTGGGAAAGCCCAATATCAGACCCCATATTTGGGCAG TGGAAAAGACTGATGTAG
- the LOC125193520 gene encoding putative disease resistance protein At1g59780 has translation MPSKDISSLNYDELTNTVRKCLEKEKFLLVLDDVWSVGAWEDIKAILPLENGEGKVLITTQEKNIGKRCINEANETLHNLGFLSIYQSWELLQYCLEDQLMKSQLNLMHELEMMSQSVSEALQNRVTRIAEVVGLSYHRLPNYLRGCFIFLGVFPEDYEIPAKMLCELWISEGFVLPRQGRSIEKSAEENMNDLIRRNLLEGVKTNLMGKVKACRVNAMIRAFCISIIKEENICEEVRQSSETGELETSGDTDLKSLEYVGREIVSKCEGLPLSICVIGGILRLKEYDLPEWKKVNANMQSYSRHGEGVEDYKRVKQMLELSYDALPYYLKPCFLYLACFPEDHNIDIERLYLLWMAEGFISDQDNGPNETLRDVAQGYLTELVMRCMVQLRKDRSYSSLNKFGTCGFHISMHDLCSSKAEEEKFLKRIDASKYLADIFSPTQRRLVIPPSIGNSESRLAINCDFERKASGIDGLEEVKGLRSFILFQNGLSLSTNIGFKESTIDFKTSQYLRIFVVEGCEFEGGKLPVKLGELIHLRYLSLHGSEVGELPKSIYNMPYLQTLDLRVHERIRLSNVICKMKRLKHLFLPFHDIEVIGGEKLRLDGLHELETLEWINSETTCIADIPKLISLQTLRVRVRDADSMSIVLSNKNSQLSVTCLQVELCDLSSEKDMEVLNEGLMSPSLVTLRMFECNMNGSFLYYKQGMCENLVTLELHNCKGKVDMEEFGKYPMLQELTVYDFVKMAETITFRSNSFPQLERLELVRLQDLKKWEVEKGAMPKLTSLLIKECPNLEKVPDGLRFSSSLRQMRIMNMPREFSERVKEEDYASFVVIRVLPDEENFWL, from the exons ATGCCCAGTAAAGACATCTCGAGTCTCAATTATGACGAGCTGACTAACACAGTCCGTAAGTGTCTAGAGAAAGAGAAGTTCTTGTTAGTCTTGGATGATGTATGGAGTGTTGGTGCATGGGAAGATATCAAGGCAATACTGCCATTAGAAAATGGGGAGGGTAAAGTCCTCATCACCACCCAAGAGAAAAACATTGGAAAACGATGTATAAACGAAGCTAATGAAACTCTCCACAATCTCGGGTTCCTATCTATTTATCAAAGTTGGGAGCTACTCCAGTACTGTTTGGAG GACCAACTCATGAAATCCCAATTGAATCTTATGCACGAGTTGGAGATGATGTCTCAAAGTGTGAGCGAAGCTTTACAAAACAGGGTGACTCGAATAGCAGAAGTTGTGGGGTTGAGCTACCACAGATTGCCCAATTACTTGAGAGGGTGCTTTATTTTCCTAGGTGTATTTCCTGAAGATTACGAGATTCCAGCTAAGATGTTGTGTGAGTTATGGATTTCTGAAGGATTTGTATTGCCCAGACAGGGAAGAAGTATTGAGAAAAGTGCGGAGGAGAATATGAATGATCTCATCAGGAGGAACTTGCTTGAAGGTGTGAAAACTAATCTCATGGGTAAAGTTAAAGCGTGCCGTGTTAATGCTATGATACGTGCATTTTGCATATCCATAATTAAGGAGGAGAATATATGTGAGGAGGTTAGACAATCATCAGAGACCGGGGAACTTGAAACTTCAG GTGACACAGATTTAAAATCTTTAGAATATGTTGGAAGAGAAATTGTATCAAAGTGTGAAGGGTTACCACTATCAATTTGTGTTATTGGAGGGATTTTGCGCCTAAAAGAATATGATTTACCAGAATGGAAAAAGGTAAATGCAAACATGCAATCATATTCAAGGCATGGAGAAGGTGTTGAAGATTACAAAAGAGTAAAACAGATGCTAGAGTTAAGCTATGATGCCTTGCCTTATTACTTGAAGCCATGCTTCCTCTATTTAGCATGTTTTCCCGAGGATCACAATATTGACATAGAGAGATTGTATCTATTGTGGATGGCGGAAGGCTTCATTTCAGACCAAGATAATGGGCCTAACGAGACTCTAAGAGATGTGGCCCAAGGATATCTAACAGAACTTGTTATGAGGTGTATGGTTCAACTCCGTAAAGATCGTTCCTACTCTTCACTAAACAAATTCGGTACATGTGGGTTTCATATTTCGATGCATGATCTCTGCTCTTCTAaagctgaagaagaaaagtTTCTGAAGCGCATTGATGCTTCTAAATATCTGGCCGACATTTTTTCACCAACTCAAAGAAGGTTAGTAATACCTCCATCCATTGGCAATTCCGAAAGCAGATTAGCCATCAATTGTGACTTCGAGCGTAAAGCGTCAGGTATAGATGGGTTAGAGGAAGTTAAAGGTCTCAGATCATTTATACTTTTCCAAAATGGTTTAAGTTTATCAACCAATATTGGCTTCAAAGAGAGTACGATTGACTTTAAGACGTCGCAATACTTGAGGATATTTGTGGTAGAAGGTTGTGAGTTTGAAGGGGGAAAGTTACCAGTCAAGTTGGGTGAACTTATTCATTTAAGATACTTGAGTTTACATGGCTCTGAGGTGGGTGAGCTACCGAAGTCTATATACAACATGCCATACCTGCAGACCTTAGATTTGAGAGTCCATGAAAGAATTAGATTGTCGAATGTGATTTGTAAGATGAAAAGACTAAAGCATCTGTTTCTCCCATTTCATGacatagaagtgattggagggGAGAAACTAAGACTAGATGGGCTACACGAGTTGGAGACATTAGAATGGATCAACAGTGAGACAACTTGCATTGCAGATATCCCCAAATTGATTAGTCTACAGACTCTACGTGTTAGAGTTCGGGATGCGGATAGCATGTCAATTGTGTTGAGCAACAAAAATAGCCAATTAAGTGTGACTTGTCTTCAGGTTGAGTTATGTGATCTAAGTTCAGAGAAAGATATGGAGGTTTTAAATGAGGGGTTGATGTCTCCATCGTTGGTAACTTTGAGGATGTTTGAATGCAATATGAATGGCAGTTTTCTATACTACAAACAAGGGATGTGTGAAAATTTAGTAACTTTGGAACTACATAACTGCAAGGGTAAGGTAGACATGGAGGAGTTTGGCAAGTATCCCATGTTGCAAGAGCTAACTGTATATGACTTTGTCAAGATGGCAGAAACAATAACTTTCCGTTCAAATTCATTTCCACAACTCGAGCGCCTTGAATTAGTCAGGTTGCAAGATTTAAAGAAATGGGAAGTGGAAAAAGGAGCAATGCCAAAACTTACTTCCTTGCTCATCAAGGAGTGCCCCAATTTGGAGAAGGTTCCAGATGGTCTGAgattctcctcctctcttcGACAGATGAGAATCATGAATATGCCAAGAGAATTTTCAGAGAGAGTAAAGGAAGAAGATTATGCGTCATTTGTGGTTATTAGGGTCCTTCCTGATGAAGAAAATTTTTGGCTGTAA